In Aureibaculum algae, the following are encoded in one genomic region:
- a CDS encoding MFS transporter yields the protein MSSFKRNAFTYSTIVAMGGFVFGLDAALISGAFKFITAEFNLNPWQVGALGFGPGIGVLVALPLAAWSSNKYGRKATLKIIAAMYLISALGSAFAPSFATLFAARFLGGLAFSSITLAAMYIGEIAPAEWRGKLVSMTQINIVIGLTAAYFINYWLLQTTNSNAEWVTTWGLREHTWRWMLGIEIIPALIWFGLLYLVPRSPAWLVYKGKYNEAKLTLAKVIPNSEIEAHVAEMKESVENSNQDRSVGTQLKEIFGKKMRIVAIVAFTMAIVQQSTGINAVLTYAPTVMEQLGLGQNAAFEQAIWIGLVSVIFTILSLVLIDKMGRRPMMIWGLVWVILSLGVCAYGFGTAKYEVTNEAIAEMHDIQDVNKLTKLVGKQFATDIEFKEAVKSVMGEISARDNSSVFLQKSAVLNATLILIGILSFIAAFHFSVGPIMWVLLSEIFPITLRGIAIPFFALLSSTISALTQFFFPWQLANMGASTIFLFYGGLVFIGLAILFKYLPETKNLTIEEIQAKLQVKSKV from the coding sequence ATGAGTTCATTCAAAAGAAATGCCTTTACGTACTCCACCATCGTTGCTATGGGAGGTTTTGTGTTTGGTCTTGATGCCGCATTAATTTCGGGAGCATTCAAATTCATTACAGCTGAATTTAATTTAAACCCTTGGCAGGTAGGAGCTTTAGGTTTTGGACCAGGTATTGGTGTATTAGTCGCATTACCACTTGCAGCTTGGTCTAGTAACAAATATGGGAGAAAGGCAACGTTAAAAATTATTGCTGCCATGTATTTAATTTCAGCATTGGGTTCTGCCTTTGCACCTTCTTTCGCAACCCTATTTGCTGCACGTTTTCTTGGAGGATTGGCTTTCAGTTCTATTACATTAGCAGCGATGTATATTGGTGAAATAGCACCAGCAGAATGGCGAGGAAAGTTAGTGTCTATGACGCAAATAAATATCGTGATTGGTTTAACAGCTGCTTATTTTATAAATTATTGGCTGTTACAGACTACCAATTCTAATGCAGAATGGGTGACAACATGGGGTCTACGAGAACATACTTGGCGATGGATGTTAGGTATTGAAATTATTCCAGCTCTAATATGGTTTGGATTATTGTATCTGGTGCCTCGAAGCCCCGCTTGGTTAGTTTACAAAGGGAAATACAATGAAGCTAAATTAACCCTAGCTAAAGTTATTCCAAATAGTGAAATTGAAGCACATGTTGCTGAAATGAAGGAAAGTGTTGAAAATAGTAATCAAGATAGGTCAGTTGGAACCCAATTAAAAGAAATCTTCGGTAAAAAAATGCGTATTGTGGCTATCGTGGCTTTTACTATGGCTATAGTTCAGCAATCTACAGGTATCAATGCCGTATTAACTTATGCACCAACCGTGATGGAGCAATTAGGTTTAGGTCAAAATGCAGCATTTGAGCAGGCCATTTGGATAGGATTAGTGAGTGTGATTTTTACTATTTTATCATTAGTGTTGATAGATAAAATGGGCAGACGTCCTATGATGATTTGGGGATTGGTTTGGGTAATTTTAAGTTTGGGAGTTTGTGCATACGGATTTGGTACTGCAAAATATGAAGTAACAAATGAAGCGATTGCTGAGATGCATGATATTCAGGATGTAAATAAATTAACTAAGTTGGTAGGCAAACAATTTGCCACAGATATTGAATTTAAAGAAGCTGTTAAAAGTGTAATGGGCGAGATTTCAGCACGAGATAATTCGAGTGTATTTTTACAGAAGTCTGCCGTTTTAAATGCCACATTAATTTTAATAGGGATTTTAAGCTTTATTGCCGCATTTCATTTTTCTGTAGGACCGATAATGTGGGTACTTTTGTCTGAAATTTTTCCAATTACTCTGAGAGGTATAGCCATACCATTTTTTGCTTTGCTTTCTAGTACTATCAGTGCATTAACTCAATTTTTCTTTCCGTGGCAACTCGCTAATATGGGTGCAAGTACTATATTTTTGTTTTACGGAGGGCTAGTATTTATAGGCTTGGCGATACTATTTAAGTACCTACCCGAAACGAAAAATTTAACAATTGAAGAAATTCAAGCGAAGTTACAAGTAAAGTCAAAGGTTTAG
- a CDS encoding alpha-amylase family protein: MKQDNYLTIVKLYFIISSIFMFVACAQENQINAEAIKNIKKIEKLMEIARSKSIDVTREESTLWFSKEFLKFANWDEANKDKVEKLFGYDSYYAKDKEKFAEELPDLERQKVTEMLNNAIYNLEKVIDGSVKRRPVNKINWGNIEVANNALKSNGKPVFLFDYFSKTVGAKLTDSSIYNDHLGGIFHGGQRLYEVNMDRAVNPFILNEDGTFNPDKLELITEIPDTNVGFLILWNMGMPQWIHDKEPEVTKGRSLFTGFDIDNPLMRDVWSKVMKKTGQLTKGKKVTQLGYILSNEPHWFSEKGHWTQNFKEMNSISSYTLNKFRNWLSEKYNENIGLLNENWKSSYSDFNAIEIEIPMDKVLRGQPIWYDWCRYNMDRSTEWFTYLQAQLRETNPDADTHIKVMPKMFRDDYRSHGIDLEALTEVTSMIGNDAKTMGGRSFRSKKPEKWEEKYAYWWDEMSLPFDFLESVAPNKINVNSETHYLSASAWKDLNTSPDYVRNVFWLSTLQGMDVGISWFWARDSDGSPEDRLEGELNFFDPALAGSYAGSANMQPQMVNEVAQVYMDMNSFSDEIMALREQRRPLRIFHSETSAINKKNQMTQQFELYESLFFEGFPVGYATEKIINKQDNSIWEAILVYKTEYVTAREFEALQGYLNKGGTIIVDSKESLSLNEYGIKREKVLSNNKGTLIVMDGNVSAQDLKSIALKTINESLPEIVLKEDNGTSYKGCTWRVVKNDDGRYIINILNIGKNNATLNLEFKNGKKANIINMMNGLTLNNTFDIKSNGVLLLEVSDK; encoded by the coding sequence ATGAAACAAGACAACTATTTAACAATTGTGAAATTATATTTTATTATTTCCTCAATTTTCATGTTTGTAGCATGTGCTCAAGAAAACCAAATAAATGCTGAGGCCATAAAGAATATCAAAAAAATTGAAAAGTTAATGGAAATAGCGAGGTCAAAATCCATTGATGTGACAAGGGAAGAATCTACTTTATGGTTTTCTAAAGAGTTTTTAAAATTTGCCAATTGGGATGAAGCAAATAAAGACAAGGTGGAAAAACTATTTGGCTATGATAGCTATTATGCAAAGGATAAAGAAAAATTTGCTGAAGAACTTCCCGATTTAGAAAGGCAGAAAGTGACAGAAATGTTAAATAATGCAATTTACAATCTTGAAAAAGTTATTGATGGAAGTGTTAAGAGAAGACCAGTGAATAAAATAAATTGGGGAAATATTGAGGTCGCTAATAACGCATTAAAAAGTAATGGGAAACCCGTTTTTCTATTTGATTATTTTTCTAAAACTGTTGGGGCGAAATTAACAGATTCTAGCATTTATAATGATCATTTGGGGGGCATTTTTCATGGGGGCCAAAGGTTATATGAAGTGAATATGGATAGAGCTGTAAACCCATTTATATTAAATGAAGACGGAACGTTTAATCCTGATAAATTAGAACTAATCACAGAAATTCCTGATACTAATGTGGGTTTTTTAATTCTTTGGAATATGGGCATGCCGCAATGGATTCATGATAAAGAACCCGAAGTAACTAAAGGGCGTTCTCTGTTTACAGGTTTTGATATTGACAATCCTTTAATGAGAGATGTATGGAGTAAAGTAATGAAGAAAACTGGCCAACTTACCAAAGGGAAAAAAGTAACTCAATTAGGGTATATCTTATCAAATGAGCCACATTGGTTTTCAGAAAAAGGTCATTGGACTCAGAATTTTAAAGAAATGAATTCTATTTCTTCTTATACCTTGAATAAATTTAGAAATTGGTTATCAGAAAAGTATAATGAAAATATAGGGCTGTTAAATGAAAATTGGAAAAGCTCTTATAGTGATTTTAATGCTATCGAAATTGAAATACCAATGGATAAAGTACTAAGAGGACAACCCATTTGGTATGACTGGTGCAGATATAATATGGATAGAAGCACAGAGTGGTTTACTTATCTGCAAGCACAGTTGCGAGAGACAAACCCAGATGCTGACACCCACATAAAAGTAATGCCAAAAATGTTTAGAGATGACTATCGTTCTCATGGTATTGATTTAGAGGCCTTAACGGAAGTTACTTCTATGATAGGAAACGATGCCAAAACTATGGGAGGAAGAAGTTTTAGATCCAAAAAACCTGAAAAATGGGAAGAGAAATATGCGTATTGGTGGGATGAAATGAGTTTGCCATTTGATTTTTTGGAATCAGTTGCTCCAAATAAGATAAATGTAAATTCTGAGACACATTATTTATCAGCTTCGGCGTGGAAAGACCTTAATACTTCGCCAGATTATGTTAGAAATGTATTTTGGTTATCAACACTTCAGGGAATGGATGTGGGAATTTCTTGGTTTTGGGCTCGTGATTCAGATGGTTCTCCAGAAGATAGATTAGAAGGTGAATTAAATTTCTTTGATCCTGCATTAGCAGGTTCTTATGCTGGTTCTGCTAACATGCAACCTCAAATGGTTAATGAAGTAGCTCAGGTTTACATGGACATGAATAGCTTCTCAGATGAAATAATGGCTCTCAGAGAACAACGGAGACCATTAAGAATTTTTCATTCAGAAACTTCTGCAATTAATAAAAAGAATCAAATGACCCAACAGTTTGAGTTGTATGAATCACTCTTTTTTGAAGGGTTCCCAGTTGGGTATGCCACTGAGAAAATTATTAATAAGCAAGATAATTCTATTTGGGAAGCCATATTAGTATACAAAACAGAGTATGTTACAGCTAGAGAATTTGAAGCACTTCAGGGCTATTTAAATAAAGGCGGAACAATCATCGTAGATAGTAAAGAAAGCTTGTCTTTAAATGAATATGGAATAAAGAGAGAAAAAGTGTTGTCAAATAATAAAGGAACATTAATAGTAATGGATGGCAATGTTTCAGCTCAGGATTTAAAAAGCATTGCATTAAAAACTATTAATGAAAGTTTGCCAGAAATAGTTTTAAAAGAAGATAATGGAACATCGTACAAAGGTTGTACATGGAGAGTTGTAAAAAATGATGATGGTAGATATATCATTAATATTTTAAATATTGGTAAAAATAATGCAACGTTAAATTTAGAATTTAAAAATGGTAAAAAAGCAAATATTATCAATATGATGAATGGACTAACTCTCAATAATACTTTTGACATCAAATCAAATGGAGTGCTTTTATTAGAAGTTTCTGATAAATGA
- a CDS encoding sulfatase: protein MRIVNILFLLVLIVSCKTKEVAEEEPNKKPNILFLAIDDLRPEIGAYGSEIAITPNLDKLASQGLLFNNAYCQEPICSPSRASLMTGARPETIKVIENFTYFRDLNPDILTLPQYFWDNGYETSSTGKIYHNEKFGDAKLSWSREPAYDKMTIEKSNTPGGYALTENQELFRKSTAEVIEKYGKNAPRNGLGKGPAYEKADVPDTFYDDGYNAELAIVTLKDMLEKNPNKPFFLGMGMKKPHLDWLAPKKYWDLYNPEDIKLATQTTGPEGGAAMGLHPSFELRARYGIPKKGPISDTLARTLKHAYLASVSYVDAQIGKMINALDEAGVRDNTIIIVWSDHGWHLGDMGIWGKATNYEIATRVPLIIWTPDMQESVRGTKSNALVELVDIYPTLTELAGLTLPEHLEGQSFVPLLSNPDKEWKPAAFTQFPTPALREWAANPLSKGMRETYFGPLIEEVEGKIKQQLGDKWDRPLFENYLMGYTMRTERYRFMVWRDYRDPAADPVFFELYDHQKDPTETKNIAGQNPELVAKLLEQFNKGWKGNMAIVNP from the coding sequence ATGAGAATCGTAAATATCCTTTTTCTACTTGTGTTAATTGTTAGTTGTAAAACTAAAGAAGTTGCGGAGGAAGAACCAAATAAAAAACCCAACATTTTGTTTCTTGCTATTGATGATTTAAGGCCCGAAATTGGAGCATATGGTTCTGAGATAGCCATAACACCAAATTTAGATAAATTAGCTAGCCAAGGATTGTTGTTTAACAATGCATATTGTCAAGAACCTATATGTAGTCCTTCAAGAGCAAGTTTAATGACAGGGGCAAGGCCTGAAACTATTAAAGTGATAGAGAATTTTACTTATTTTAGAGATCTTAACCCCGATATTTTAACCTTACCGCAATATTTTTGGGACAATGGTTACGAAACAAGTAGTACTGGAAAAATTTATCATAACGAGAAGTTTGGTGATGCTAAATTATCATGGAGTAGAGAACCTGCATATGATAAAATGACAATTGAAAAAAGTAATACACCTGGAGGGTATGCTCTTACTGAGAATCAAGAGCTTTTCAGAAAAAGTACTGCTGAGGTAATAGAAAAGTATGGTAAGAATGCACCTAGAAATGGTTTGGGAAAAGGACCAGCTTATGAAAAAGCAGATGTTCCCGATACCTTTTACGACGATGGTTATAATGCAGAGTTAGCCATAGTAACCCTAAAGGATATGTTAGAGAAAAATCCTAATAAACCATTCTTCTTAGGAATGGGGATGAAAAAACCACATTTAGATTGGTTAGCTCCTAAAAAATATTGGGATCTGTATAACCCTGAAGATATTAAATTGGCAACCCAAACTACTGGCCCTGAAGGAGGTGCTGCAATGGGGCTTCATCCGTCATTTGAACTAAGGGCACGGTATGGTATTCCTAAAAAAGGACCGATAAGTGATACGTTGGCAAGAACTTTAAAACATGCCTACTTAGCAAGTGTAAGTTATGTTGATGCTCAAATAGGTAAAATGATTAATGCTTTAGATGAAGCGGGGGTTCGAGATAATACAATTATCATTGTTTGGAGTGATCACGGATGGCATTTAGGCGATATGGGTATTTGGGGTAAGGCGACTAATTATGAAATTGCAACACGTGTACCCTTGATCATTTGGACACCAGATATGCAAGAATCGGTACGGGGAACAAAATCGAATGCACTAGTGGAACTTGTAGATATTTATCCAACACTAACAGAATTAGCCGGACTCACTTTACCTGAGCATTTAGAAGGTCAAAGTTTTGTGCCGTTATTAAGTAATCCAGATAAAGAATGGAAACCAGCAGCTTTTACGCAATTTCCAACCCCAGCATTACGAGAATGGGCAGCAAATCCATTGTCTAAAGGTATGCGAGAAACATATTTTGGACCTTTAATTGAAGAGGTTGAAGGGAAAATAAAACAACAACTAGGTGATAAATGGGATAGGCCCTTATTTGAAAATTATTTAATGGGGTATACTATGCGAACAGAGCGATATCGATTTATGGTCTGGAGAGATTATAGAGACCCTGCTGCAGATCCAGTATTTTTTGAGCTTTATGATCATCAAAAAGATCCAACTGAAACAAAGAATATAGCAGGTCAAAACCCAGAACTTGTTGCGAAATTATTAGAACAATTTAATAAAGGCTGGAAAGGTAATATGGCTATTGTAAACCCTTAA
- a CDS encoding glycoside hydrolase family 127 protein, whose protein sequence is MSTFSKLHNKSITNNSESPFVKLKSINFGDCKWTSGFWSEKVKNAKEKMLPYMGNLLCGDIGHGLNNFKIAAGEKEGEHKGFFWHDGDFYKFMEAKMYIYGLTKNASLLKELDEYIEIIGKAQEEDGYIHTYVQITKGVDRFENRKYHEMYNFGHLFIAGSIHYRITGQRNFLDIAIKMADLLFTYFMPDTKHYQRFGFNQTQIMGLVELYRTTRDKRYLKLAEKFINRRGTFEIKHDDTTEGYPIGDMVQERTPLRESKEAVGHAVLALYYYAGAADVYAETGEKALIDALDKLWENVTGKKMYVTGAVGQAHYGASTSLDMIEEGFIDAYMMPNMTAYNETCANLCNAMFSSRMMGIYGESRYADIVELVLYNSGLSGISLEGKDYFYSNPLRMVNNTRDYDAHADVTESPVRQPYLECFCCPPNLVRTICKSSGWAYNLSENGVAVVLFGSNNLDSKLLDGSTIKLTQDTEYPWKGLVKITIDECKDSAFEIKVRIPKWAVGSTLKINGQEVNVEVKPATFATISRAWKEGDTITLDMPMEVTLIEGHNRIEEVRNQVAVKRGPIVYCIETPDLPKDTSILDVYFNGNDQFEAVHRNEFLEGVTVINTELLIREDKKDDMYQTVKKPSWKSHKTQLVPYFAWSNRGQAEMTVFMPIIW, encoded by the coding sequence ATGAGCACATTTTCAAAACTTCATAATAAATCAATTACAAACAATTCAGAAAGCCCGTTTGTAAAATTAAAAAGTATCAATTTTGGCGATTGTAAATGGACTTCAGGTTTTTGGTCAGAAAAGGTTAAGAATGCTAAAGAAAAAATGCTTCCATACATGGGAAACTTATTGTGTGGTGACATTGGCCATGGGTTAAACAACTTTAAAATCGCTGCGGGAGAAAAAGAAGGCGAACATAAAGGTTTTTTTTGGCATGATGGTGATTTCTATAAATTTATGGAAGCCAAAATGTATATATATGGTTTGACTAAAAATGCTTCGTTATTAAAAGAACTTGATGAATATATTGAAATTATTGGTAAAGCTCAAGAGGAAGATGGGTACATACATACGTATGTTCAAATTACAAAAGGTGTAGACCGATTTGAGAATAGAAAATACCATGAAATGTACAACTTCGGACATTTGTTTATTGCAGGTTCTATTCACTATCGTATTACAGGGCAACGCAATTTCTTAGATATTGCCATTAAAATGGCTGATTTACTGTTCACTTATTTTATGCCAGATACTAAGCATTATCAGCGATTTGGATTTAATCAAACTCAAATAATGGGCTTGGTAGAGTTGTACAGAACTACAAGAGATAAAAGATATTTAAAGCTTGCTGAAAAATTCATTAATAGAAGAGGAACTTTTGAAATAAAACATGATGATACTACCGAAGGTTATCCAATTGGTGATATGGTGCAAGAAAGAACGCCATTAAGAGAATCTAAGGAGGCTGTAGGGCATGCGGTGTTGGCATTATATTATTATGCAGGTGCAGCCGATGTTTATGCTGAAACGGGAGAGAAAGCTTTAATAGATGCACTAGATAAGTTATGGGAAAATGTCACTGGTAAAAAAATGTATGTAACTGGAGCTGTTGGTCAAGCACATTATGGTGCATCAACTAGTTTAGATATGATTGAAGAAGGTTTTATTGATGCGTATATGATGCCAAATATGACAGCGTATAACGAAACCTGTGCTAATCTTTGCAATGCTATGTTTAGTAGTAGAATGATGGGTATTTACGGAGAATCTAGATATGCAGATATAGTTGAATTGGTATTGTATAACAGTGGTTTGTCAGGTATTAGTTTAGAAGGGAAAGATTATTTCTATTCGAACCCTTTGCGAATGGTCAATAATACAAGAGATTATGATGCACATGCAGATGTAACAGAAAGTCCTGTAAGACAACCCTATTTAGAATGTTTTTGTTGTCCACCAAACTTAGTAAGAACAATATGTAAAAGTTCAGGGTGGGCGTATAATTTATCTGAAAATGGAGTAGCAGTGGTGCTCTTTGGAAGTAATAATTTAGATTCTAAACTATTAGATGGTTCTACAATAAAACTAACACAGGATACGGAATACCCTTGGAAAGGTCTAGTGAAAATTACAATTGATGAATGTAAAGATTCCGCTTTTGAAATTAAAGTTAGAATTCCAAAATGGGCTGTTGGTAGCACATTAAAAATAAATGGACAAGAAGTAAATGTTGAGGTGAAACCAGCAACTTTTGCAACAATAAGTAGAGCGTGGAAGGAAGGTGATACTATTACCTTAGATATGCCAATGGAAGTGACTTTAATTGAAGGTCATAATAGAATAGAAGAAGTAAGAAACCAAGTAGCTGTAAAAAGAGGTCCAATTGTATATTGTATAGAAACTCCAGATTTACCTAAAGATACATCAATTTTAGATGTGTATTTTAATGGAAATGATCAATTCGAAGCAGTGCATAGAAATGAATTTTTGGAAGGCGTAACTGTAATTAATACAGAACTTTTAATTAGAGAAGATAAGAAAGATGATATGTATCAAACAGTTAAAAAACCATCATGGAAATCTCATAAAACACAGCTAGTTCCATATTTCGCTTGGAGTAATAGAGGGCAGGCAGAAATGACTGTTTTTATGCCAATTATTTGGTAA
- a CDS encoding family 16 glycosylhydrolase has translation MIFKRTFNLVLILGLTGLITIGCEENKKDGLTENESEQTNPTNQETTISPFSDPDNKEGWVLNEEISDEFEGTKIDTTKWFVEGQNGDYYIWKGRAPSQYVPHNVVVENGNLKLRTQWEPDYNFAKESYADGANKDAYGVYEGKPLPVTTAAIVSKKRFLNGYMEIKSKAPKAAMTAAFWAIGFEQELDMYEQMGVPKIAKEGSITNNMNRTAIHDWSPPSTRPTKAFGYDETLPYVTSDDFHIYGVEWGEDYLKIFRDGKFVYGFTQDELGTDWVLNNPMEIWIDSEIFKWIGVPHKEELPATFEVEYMRVWQKPSDNLLEKDRAFYGFEGPILFEENQKPLTMVPEDADANDYQKFWLFDEGSSTYLKITEGHYASGVEALQFFGYGKNDSLKVDKVKVTSPKGALNIPAGDFILSMKLWLDQGRVANKIHVLLGNPEIEVVFDGLKDLPRRQWVTIEQKISRAKASEFDDFLTLEIRKSDLPKTKAAKLFMDDLAIKKVK, from the coding sequence ATGATATTTAAAAGAACATTTAATCTTGTTTTAATATTAGGCCTTACAGGGCTTATAACAATTGGTTGTGAAGAAAATAAAAAAGATGGGTTAACTGAAAATGAATCAGAACAAACGAATCCAACAAATCAAGAAACGACCATTAGTCCTTTTTCTGACCCAGATAATAAGGAAGGTTGGGTGCTAAACGAAGAAATTAGTGATGAATTTGAAGGAACTAAAATAGATACTACAAAATGGTTTGTTGAGGGTCAGAATGGAGATTATTATATTTGGAAAGGAAGAGCACCTTCTCAATATGTTCCTCACAACGTAGTGGTTGAAAATGGAAATTTAAAATTAAGAACACAGTGGGAGCCTGATTATAATTTTGCAAAAGAAAGTTATGCAGATGGAGCTAATAAAGATGCTTATGGAGTTTATGAGGGTAAGCCATTACCAGTAACAACTGCAGCAATAGTAAGTAAAAAAAGGTTCTTGAATGGTTATATGGAAATAAAATCGAAAGCACCAAAAGCAGCCATGACAGCAGCATTTTGGGCTATTGGATTTGAGCAAGAGCTAGATATGTACGAACAAATGGGAGTGCCAAAAATTGCTAAAGAAGGCTCAATAACTAACAATATGAATAGAACTGCGATTCACGATTGGAGTCCACCTTCAACTAGACCTACAAAAGCATTCGGTTATGATGAAACATTACCCTATGTTACCTCAGATGATTTTCATATTTATGGTGTTGAATGGGGAGAAGATTATTTGAAAATATTTAGAGATGGTAAATTTGTTTACGGCTTTACGCAAGACGAATTAGGTACAGATTGGGTATTGAACAATCCTATGGAAATTTGGATAGATTCAGAAATCTTTAAGTGGATAGGAGTACCACATAAAGAAGAATTACCAGCTACTTTCGAAGTGGAATACATGAGAGTTTGGCAAAAACCTTCTGATAATTTACTGGAAAAAGATCGGGCTTTTTACGGTTTTGAAGGGCCGATTTTATTTGAAGAAAATCAAAAACCTTTAACAATGGTTCCTGAAGATGCTGACGCTAATGATTATCAAAAATTTTGGCTTTTTGATGAAGGATCTTCAACATATTTAAAAATTACTGAAGGGCATTATGCAAGTGGCGTAGAGGCACTACAATTTTTTGGATATGGGAAAAATGATAGTTTAAAGGTTGATAAGGTAAAAGTAACTTCACCTAAAGGTGCTTTAAATATTCCTGCAGGAGATTTTATATTATCTATGAAACTATGGTTAGATCAAGGTCGTGTCGCAAATAAAATTCATGTACTTTTAGGTAACCCTGAAATTGAAGTAGTATTCGACGGACTTAAAGACTTACCTCGAAGACAATGGGTAACCATAGAGCAAAAGATTTCAAGAGCAAAGGCATCTGAATTTGATGATTTCTTGACTTTAGAAATTAGGAAAAGTGACCTTCCTAAAACGAAAGCTGCAAAATTATTTATGGATGATTTAGCCATAAAAAAAGTTAAATAA
- a CDS encoding FG-GAP repeat domain-containing protein has product MQLKKNVIFLAILIASLSVKYSYCQHENKNIFKEVFKEFPRQEKDLRKWDSPVIADLDQDGHVDILINDHGYAIQVQWNNSGEFSKPYDIIMGDLHGVSVGDFDKDGNLEIIMSRGGGSGSNARNSKIFRVTKDREFIELEDFKEPLAMMRGRVVAFIDGDNDGDLDLLNFAFPDATKKGESENYIYENDGKRQLILHAKLPAIKADGQKTLVTDFNGDNVFDIILYGNGVLKAFKGNGDLTYQDVSKKVFPIDIENVTGIAEIDFDNDGDFDLYITRGNDFEIGETFYDSETKTFGLFTKRGEFQFEDLEVGDVLNMENFQSQWPTNDTFFIGEAAYDYEFKGETHSGKNIRLVNSDALGFPDHPDYKEKKGWYIGYVGNRKWRIGGFLWAPATGIIHGVESYREVKHSEGLEDILLENRGKEFKDVTKAFGLSNKEHTTAVSVSDLDNNGYQDLLVVKRGDLIHPNESIIYLNSKASGFKKLEKHNIISPELGAIGMAVETFDYNQDGKVDVVLGNERGKWHLFKNELSEAKENNYITVEVGISKTQKTSALGALVEIESCGNRQIQRVGSTGASYSLSHNNFVNFGLSNCKSIKVKVTWTNGETVSKTISTVNKKIKIGI; this is encoded by the coding sequence ATGCAGTTAAAAAAAAATGTAATATTTCTAGCTATTTTAATAGCTTCACTATCAGTGAAATATAGTTATTGTCAACATGAAAATAAAAATATTTTCAAAGAAGTTTTTAAAGAATTTCCAAGGCAAGAAAAAGACTTGCGTAAATGGGACTCACCCGTAATAGCAGATTTAGATCAAGATGGTCATGTCGATATACTTATAAATGATCATGGCTATGCAATTCAAGTGCAGTGGAATAATAGTGGTGAATTTTCAAAACCTTATGACATTATCATGGGAGATTTACATGGTGTTTCTGTAGGTGATTTTGATAAAGATGGTAATTTGGAAATTATCATGTCTCGTGGTGGAGGCTCAGGTAGTAATGCTAGAAATTCAAAAATATTTCGAGTTACTAAAGATCGCGAGTTTATTGAATTAGAAGATTTTAAAGAACCTTTGGCTATGATGCGAGGTAGAGTTGTTGCATTTATTGATGGTGATAATGACGGTGATTTAGACTTGCTAAATTTTGCTTTTCCTGATGCGACAAAGAAAGGTGAAAGCGAAAATTATATCTATGAAAATGATGGTAAAAGACAATTAATTTTACATGCAAAATTACCTGCCATAAAGGCTGATGGGCAAAAAACCTTAGTTACTGATTTCAATGGTGATAATGTCTTCGATATAATTTTATATGGTAATGGAGTGTTAAAAGCTTTTAAGGGCAATGGTGATTTAACATATCAAGATGTATCAAAAAAAGTATTTCCTATTGATATCGAAAATGTAACAGGAATCGCTGAAATCGATTTTGACAATGATGGTGATTTTGATTTATATATTACACGTGGTAATGATTTTGAAATAGGAGAAACCTTTTATGATAGTGAAACGAAAACTTTTGGTCTCTTTACCAAACGTGGTGAATTTCAATTTGAAGATTTAGAAGTTGGCGATGTGCTGAATATGGAGAATTTTCAATCGCAGTGGCCAACTAACGACACTTTTTTTATTGGAGAAGCCGCTTATGATTATGAATTTAAAGGTGAAACTCATTCAGGTAAAAATATCAGATTGGTAAATAGTGATGCACTTGGTTTTCCTGACCATCCTGATTATAAAGAAAAAAAAGGTTGGTATATTGGTTATGTGGGTAATAGAAAATGGCGAATAGGTGGTTTTCTATGGGCACCAGCCACTGGCATTATTCATGGTGTAGAAAGTTATCGTGAAGTAAAGCATTCAGAAGGATTAGAAGATATATTGCTTGAAAATAGAGGAAAAGAGTTTAAAGATGTTACTAAGGCATTTGGTTTGTCAAATAAAGAACATACAACAGCAGTAAGTGTTTCAGATTTAGATAATAATGGATATCAAGATTTACTTGTGGTTAAGCGAGGTGATTTAATTCACCCTAACGAATCCATCATATATTTAAACTCAAAGGCTTCCGGGTTTAAAAAACTTGAAAAACATAATATTATTTCCCCAGAATTGGGAGCCATCGGTATGGCAGTTGAAACATTTGATTATAACCAAGATGGAAAGGTAGACGTTGTATTAGGAAATGAACGCGGAAAATGGCATTTGTTTAAAAATGAATTATCTGAGGCAAAAGAAAATAATTATATAACTGTTGAGGTTGGTATTTCTAAAACGCAAAAGACATCTGCTTTAGGTGCTTTGGTTGAAATAGAGTCATGTGGAAATCGTCAAATTCAACGAGTTGGTAGCACTGGAGCTTCATATTCCCTAAGTCATAATAATTTTGTGAATTTTGGTCTAAGTAATTGCAAGTCCATTAAGGTGAAAGTGACTTGGACGAACGGAGAAACTGTATCCAAGACGATTTCAACAGTAAATAAAAAGATTAAAATTGGAATTTAA